The region CATGAAGATTGTCTTTCAATAAACCCTCCAGTACAATTGATAAGATCACTTAATTCATTGTATGAGTCATTCATTACACAACAGGcgtttcaaaaaattatattttcctcAAATTCATGACTTCCTTGATCTCATTagtcatttaaataaaaaagatCTAATTTATTAAATAATTTATATAAATAAGAATAATTCAGAAGATAACTTGTTATTTCATGCAAGTCATTCAAAAATGAATACGTTATCTTAAATCCATATGAAAGTATAGAGCTTTAATTCATTATTCAGTTCCAACGTTCTAAGTAAATACTTCATTTCTGTCAACACATACAACAGACACTCTCTCATACCCTTGTGACAAAATCGATTAATGCTTCCTCCAAAAAGGACTGCTTTGGAAAACAAACATATAGATACCACAACTTCTGCTATCTGTATGTTTTATAAATGTAGGGCATTGATGACTGAATTCATAGTCGAGACTACTATCCACCAGAACTCCATGACATGCCACGTATTGCACGGCCAGGTATTTTTGCAGTTGGTACATAATGCCCTCAAGCTCCATTTCATATAGCTGTAAGGAGTCCATTATTCTACAACTTAATGATATGTTTGTACCGTTTGTCACTCTCTGATTCTTGTCAATTGCTATGGATACCCAATGTGAGGATCTCACATTTACAGCTATTATCACTACCTCAAAACACCACCAATTGAACACTGCTTCTGGGACCTTTGGCAGAGCATCTATGTTTTGCCAGTAGACGTTATGAAATTCTTGGCTAACAAAAGAAGCAGGAGCCattaatacattattttatttcttgTGAGATTTCACCTGACTGTTGTAAACATCTATAATCCCACCAATAAGCAACTTTCCATTTCTTATTGTATCATAATCCTCTCTACTTAGTGGACATGGTAGGCACTTAGATGGACTGGGAATTTCACCAGGTGAATGCTTGTCATTCCATTGGTCAGTGCACAAGTTAGTGGTCTGTTTCTGATGTGTTCTTCTATTTGCTACCAAAACAAATGAAGCTTCAGAAAATACATCTTAGACTAATTCAAAGATATAGGCTAGTGGAGATTTTGATCTTTGAGTACAGTTAATGTACCAAAGTTGATCCTAAGATTTGGTGtactttttcaaaaatgtatatttatctgAAAATGTCATTACACTAGACAATTCATATGTGTGCTTGCTATGTATGCTGGACAGAGTACAATGTGTAGGTAAATTGCTTTTTGTTGTCGTAACCATTTTTATTAGTAGTGTCTGTGGTGCATGGAGTACATAGCTTTGATGAATATTGCAAGAAGTATTGCGCATGCTAGAAGTCCCGCTCTGTTGGGCTAATTGCTGTTCAAGATAACCTTTGATCCCGTCATCTGAAGTGTATCTTACTTTAAGGATAAGATCTTTCCCATTCTTGCCATCAACCACTGCCATATTATCACACTGGCTGCAAATTCGAAAATCTAGACTGTGAATATAGAGTAGATCAATTGTTAAGAAATGTTCCAGAAGTACCTGTTTAGGGAAGTCCTCAATGTTTCTCACATCATTGTAGTTCACTTGTTGGTCTACCATCAACTGTGAAACCTTTAACAATTCAATCTATTCCACTGTTTGATGGCTTGAGTGAAAGGTGGACAACAAGGCCTATGTTCCTGGATAGCACTTTATAATCTAGAATGACATTCTGTTAAAGCTGACGTCTGACTAAGAAAGGCTAAAATAGGTAAAATGCAACCCTTAGCATAACAGAGGTTTTCTCCATCAATTTGTCAACGAGGGCAAATTTGAAAATAAATCACTCCGTCTACGTTTTCATTATGCTTGGAAAAGTATGATATATGCAGGTCATCTGCCTTCAATTCAAAACCATCAAAAATCAACTGTGACCAGTAGTGCCTCTTTTTTGCTGTTTTGCCTGAGTGGCATATTACTGAGCTCAATCTGTATACCTGCCTGTTGTCGCCAGCTGGAATGTCAATACTACGAGATGGGGATATTGGATCTCGCCTTACTGATATACCATCTGAAGTAACACATTTAACATGAAGGATAAGAATATCTGGAGTGGCAGTCCATACTGTTTGTCTGACTAGCACTAAATCCCATGTTCTACATGTACAATTCCTTAAGAAAGTATGcacacctgtcacgccctgaccttagagatcctttttatgtctctattttggttggtcagggcgtgagttggggtgggcattctatgttgtgttctatgttgtctagttctatgtgtttggccgggtgtggttctcaatcagaggcagctgtctatcgttgtctctgattgggaatcatatttaggcagtcctttttccctctttcatttgtgggttcttatttttgcattggttgttattttgccctgcagaacgtcacgttcgtattttgttttgttgttgtcggtgttctttaaataaatatatagaatgaacacgtaccacgctgcgctttggtccacttcttcccatgacgatcgtgacagctctGTCCCACTAAAATTAGCATATTTTGTtaaaacatgtagctagctagctaggtaaacaatgaaccataatcccaactcatgatgttactaccctgcatgaatctacaggtagactaaccaaccaggttcaatgttagctagctaacattaggctataactagtggctctgagatacgaattataagatcatacacataacgttagttagcgagtcagccagctaacgttagctagctagctaacagtacactttaacttgaaattaaaagaCCTTATGTCAAAAtgataatatctgaaaatgttacccgtggtctgaaatcggagtagatagccagaacaAATTTACCAGCGAGTACGTCTATCAacagcagcttcattaaatagtatccgcaacacaccagtctcaacgtcaacagtgaagaggcgactccgggatgctggccttctaggcagagttcctctgtccagtgtctgtgttcttttgcccatcttaatcttttatttttattggccagtccgagatatggctttttctttgcaactctgcctagaaggcagataatcatttgataatacagaaatgaaccaccacagcacacagccaagtcaacgcaggagtggcttcgggacaagtatctgaatgtccttgagttgcccagccagagcccagacttgaacccgatcgaacatctctggagagacctgaaaatagctgtgcagcaacgctccccatgcaaccttacagtttgagaggatctgcagagaagaatgggagaaactccccaaatacaggtgtgccaagattgtagcgttatacccaagaagacttaaggctgtcatcgctgccaaaggtgcttcaacaaagtactgagtaaagggtctgaatgcttatgtaagtgtgacatttccatttttttgttttataaattagcaaacatttctaaaaatgtgtttttgctttgtcattatggggtatattgcatataaattgatgaggggaaaaaacgatttaatctattttagaataaggctctaacgtaacaaaatttagaaaaagtcaatgggtctgaatactttcagaatgcactgtatgtctgttataaaaagatGTTCTGTTTTTTGACACAAAGATTAACTGTACTAGTTGCTCAGGCTTcgatcttgtcccatcttgattactgtccggtaagATGTTCAGGTGCAGCAAataaagacctagcaaagctacagctggctcaaaacaaacCATCACGCCTTGCCCTTAATTgcacacagaactaacatcaacaacatgcatgatagtGTTTCATGAGGGTTGAGGAGAAATTGACTACTTCTCTTTTAgtctttttaagaaacatttgtgtgttgaaaatgcctaaccagttgtataatctatttgcatacacttcaaacagacatacaatccccaccagacatgccactatGGGCTTCTTCACGGTACcaaaaccaaaaacagatttactGCGTCGCTCAGTTATCTATAGAGCCATGCCAATGTGGAATACTCTGCCAACAGAGGTAactcaggcaaaaagcaagtttagctttaaaaaacagatcaaaaacatattgtatcacagcgtctctcctctttctaaagatctaatttaactgtactgtTTCTAAGAATACATTATGAATATTCATATATGAATAGTCTGTAAATAGTATTTTAGTTGTCTCTTCGTGTCTCCTATATTTAACTCTTAttttatgttgttcttgtctatttgTCATGTGTTTGTACTCTATGTTTTAtgttgaccccaggaagagtagctaatggggatcctaaataACTAAACTGAACTAAACCCAACTGACTGTCCACTCCTGTCCTTGAGCCAACCCTGTCCTTACCCCACTGACTGTCCCCTTCTGTCCTTTActaattattcatatttttatggCTGTTTCCCAGCAGTTTGTGATTTGTTAGTATCTTGTATTCTACAAATTAGCTTAGAAACATGTATGGTTGAACTTGACTATATGTATGtccaatatttaaaaatatattggaTTTAGTTGATGGGGCACCCTATAAGGGCCGCCAAATGAGCAGCGATGCTCCTCTGTTTGTAAACTCTGGGTTTGGAAACTAGAAGTGCTCCTGAGTAGAACGGACCCCCCTTTTACTACAACACAATGCACAGGAAATTGTGTACTACGGTGAAGTATGTCCAATATGAAAAATGTACTGAACATTATGTAATACGAATATGGGCTAATTAACAATGggattttaaagtgtttttctaaagtgtattattataattataacaaCAATATtattactcaaatcaaatcaaattttattggtcacatacacatatttagcagatgttattgtgggtgtagcgaaatgcttgtgttcctagctccaacagtgcagtagtatttaactattcacaacattacacacaaatctaaaagtaaaaaaatggaattaaagaaatatataaatattaggatgagcaatgtcggattggcattgactaaaatacagtagaatacagtatatacatatgaaattagtaaagcagtatgtaaacatcattaaagtgactagtgttcctttattaaagtgactagtgttacattattaaagtgaccagtgattctatgtctacagtatgtacatagggcagcagcctctaaggtgcagggttgagtaaccgggtgctagctggctagtgatggctatgtaacagtctgatggccttgagtcaGAAGCTgttttatcagtctctcggtccgagCTTTGATGCCCCTAtactgacctcgcattctggatgatagcggggtgaacaggccgtggctcggatggttgatgtccttgatgatctttttggccttcctgtgacatcgggtgctgtaggtgtcctggggggcaggcagtgtgcacctggtgatgcgttgggcagaatGCACCACCCTCccgagagccctgcggttgcaggcggtgtagttgctgtaccaggcggtgatacagcccaacaggatgctttcaattgtgcatctgtaaaagtttgtgagggtcttaggggccaagacaaatttcttcagcctcctgaggttgaagaggtgctgttgcgccttcttcaccacactgtctgtgtgggtggaccatttcagattgcagtggtgtaaagtacttatgtaaaaatagtttaaaatactacttaagtcatttttttaagtatctgtcctttactttactatttatattttttacaacttgtacttttactccactacattcccaaagaagaaaatgtactttctaatccatacattttccctgacacccaaaagtacttgttacattttgaatgcttagcaggacaggaaaattgacCAATTCACACAATTAAAGAGAaaatctctggtcatccctactgcatctgatctgacagactcactaaacacaaatgctttgtttgtaaattatgtctgagtgttggagtgtgccccaggctatccgtacattaaaaaaactataaaatcatgtgctctggtttgcttaatataaggaattcgaaatgattcatacttttacttttaatacttaagtatatttaaaaccaaatacttttttacttttattcaagtagtattttactgggtgactttcactttttctttagtcattttctattaaggtatctttactttactcaagtatgacaattgggtactttatccaccactgtcagattgtcagtgatgtgtactccgaggaactttactgtccagtcgatgtggataggggcgtgctccctctgctgtctcctgaagtacACAAGattgttactattattattactattattatattgttatattataACTGTTGTTAGCATGACAACTATCTAGTAACCATTACTTTTAATGCTGTCAACAATAAGGTCAATGCTATAATATAATTTGTGCTATAAAGGCTGTTCACTTAATACATTTTTTCATATTGTTAAACTAAGTCTGCTAACATTTCATCATAAAAATATTACGAATTTCGACCACTTGTATTATTTTTCACGATCTTAATTCCAGACTTTTAGTTTGAAGGAAAATCACAGAGGTCACAGATTTATGCCTGTTTAGTCTTGCTTGTTCTTGCTGGTGGAACGGACGTGATGGGATCAAACGCACCGCCCTTTCAGCGTTTCCCTACAAGCGCATGCGCAAATTGGTACCATTCCAAAGCTGTCATTGGTCCAAAGCCTAAACGGGTTGTTTAGCTAACAAGTGAACCCttcgtattttttatttatttaacttttcttAGTGGTTAGAGATGGCCGCTAGATATGATAGAGCTATAACAGTATTTTCCCCTGATGGACACCTGTTTCAAGTGGAATATGCGCAAGAGGCTGTGAAAAAAGGCTCCACTGCGGTGAGtgttattagctagttagcttaacTTGCCACgctagttggctaacgttagttagctacttGAAGTTGCGTTTGGTTTCCAGTCTTAACTAAGGTACTTCGGTTGCTTTGTGAAGTCGAACTGACAGTGGATTGTAGTTTTAGCTGCGGAGAAGCATCTTGCTCATTTTCAAGCTAACTACTTACATAGCTAGcaaatagctaacgttacttaCACATCGGGGCCAGCATGACTTGCATGTTGTTGCTAACCTGCCAACTATCCCAGTTAGCTAAAGTTGCCGAACAGGTCGTCTTTATGCTCATCTCAGAAAAATGATATATCTGCATAACCTCATATGAAGCTATGCAGACTAAGCATTCTTCTTAATGTGTGCAGGTTGGCATCCGTGGTAAAGACATTGTCGTTCTGGGTGTTGAGAAAAAGTCTGTCGCTAAACTCCAAGAGGAGAGGACTGTACGCAAGATCTGTGCACTGGATGATCATGTGTGCATGGCATTTGCAGGTAATGTGAATAGTTATCGTTATCATTTAGCATGTGCTGTGTATTTCAGATACAAGGCCTGCTTTTTAGTGTGTGGAAGAGTAGGTGTTTTGAGTAACAGGCCGGAAATGTATGACGTGTCTAAtattgtctctctcctgtccttccaGGTCTGACGGCAGATGCTCGTATAGTTATCAACAGAGCCAGGGTGGAGTGTCAGAGCCACAGGCTCACTGTAGAGGACCCTGTTACGGTGGAGTACATCACACGCCACATCGCTACACTCAAACAGGTAGGCTGCATCGACACACTGGTATGAAAATGCGTCATTGCCACACTCCACTCTAGTGTTCATTCGGGCACGCTGTAGTGAAACACTTtgaaacagaaaataaaagtGAGTTTCTTATTGGTAGTGGTAGTCATCGCTGTTTCAGTTcccttccatttggtgcctaatgaacatgactctGGCAttttctcacacacaaacaccttgaGTAAGAATGTATTTCTCTCTTAACCCTCCTCCTCCAGCGCTACACACAGAGTAATGGACGAAGACCCTTCGGTATCTCTGCTCTAATCGTGGGCTTCGACTGTGATGGAACCCCACGGCTGTACCAAACCGACCCGTCTGGAACATACCATGCCTGGAAGGTGTGTGGCAGACAGTGGCCTCATGTCTGGCTTTATGGATGGAAAGCAGAACACACATGCCCACACTAGTACTGGCTTTATTTAACCTATTTGGGGTTTTGAAGAAATGGTGTAGTATATTGCCTTGGATGTGTGGTTTAATCAGTCAAACTCTTTTGTAAGGTTACTTGCTTAGCTTTTTTGTTGGTAACCTCTCCATCTACTCTTCTGCAGGCTAATGCCATCGGTCGCAGTGCAAAGACTGTCCGGGAGTTTCTGGAGAAGAACTACACAGAGGAGTCCATCGCCACTGACAACGATGCTATAAAGctggccatcaaagccctgttGGAGGTAGGCTAGTGCAAGCACCAGCACTTGCCTGATCCACACTATATGGCCAAGGCGAGCTGTACTAGGCTGGCCTGATTACGTGTCCACTATAGTTGCTGGAAAGGACTGTGAAATGAGAATATCTGCGCCGGTGCTCTATGGTTTGGGTCGGTCCTATAGTGTGAAACGGGCAACTAAGTCACTCATGGTGGTTGATGGTAATGAACAACATAATGCTAACCTCCTGACCCTATCTTCACAGGTCGTCCAGTCAGGAGGAAAGAACATTGAGCTGGCTGTGATCAGGAGAAATCAGTCATTGAAGGTACACACACTAATAGCTCAAAAGCAGTTAACTGATTTATTCTCTGGATGGATGTATTTTGTAATGATTACTAATTCCCGGTTTTGTACATCTTTCTCAGCTTTTGGAGTCTAAAGAAATTGAAACCCTTGTGACTGAAAtcgagaaggagaaagaagaggaggcagagaagaagaagcagaagaaatCAACATAAATCAAATTGGTCTTTCACAtcacctgttttcactttgtgtgAGGATAGGATACGTTTCAATTCAGGGTGACTGCATTCAATACCCCCTGTATCCAACACACACTCTCCTGTCTCCATTTCTTTTGTTTTGTAGTGTGGTTACATTAGCTATGACCATTCTGTTCACTGTTATGTTAGCACATTACCCTGAACTGAAGCATTTGACTCCAAAAATAATGCGGTTTATTAATGTAATATTGAACAATAAAATATTCACCTTTTTGTATTTTCAACTGACCAAATGTCTCATTTACATGTTATCAAGAATtgagtacaaaaaaaaaatactttccccctcaggaattgaTCTGTATGCAAGTGCTTACCCTAAATAGCAAATAGAATAGAACCAAGAGATGAGAATTGTCGTTATGAATTTTTGCAAATGGGATAGCATTGGCCAATTTAGTTGTGTAGTGTACCTTTATGTGCAAATAATAGGTACCAGTCTTTCCAGAATTTCTGTAGTGAAACTGAAAATGGTTCAAGTGCTCACCTTTGGGGATGCTTGGCTTGCAGGCAGCATCAATTCTGGAAACAGTTAAACATTTTTGTTGAAAAGACAGGCAAGAACACATTACCACTGTCCACGTCTAAATAATATAAGATGACAGATCACATTTCATCGTTCATCAGAATTTGCATTGTAATATTCTACAGTCAGTTTCACCACCGGTTTAAAAGAGGTGTGGCAATTTGTATGTGTCTTTTCTGGGGCTTGGGAGTTTTTCATTATCCCATGACCCGGTCAGGTAAAACTCGGGGTCCTCTATTTGTAGGCTACAGTGtgacaaaatattattattatacactgaacaaaaatataaacatgtaaagttttggtcccatgtttcatgagctgaaataaaagatcccagaaatattccatacatAGAAAAACCTTATCAAAAATGTTGTGTAAAAATTTGTTTACAtgcctgttggtgagcatttctccattgccaagataatccatccatcagacatttacatttaagtcatttagcagacgctcttatccagagcgacttacaaattggaaaagtGTGggatatcaagaaactgattatacagcatggtcattacacagacGGACCTTCAAAATGCCacaaaaatgtgccgttttgtcacaacataatgccacagatgtctcaaattgagggagtgtgcaattagcatgctgactgcaggaatgatcACCAGAGCtgaaaattattttttaatttctcttccataacaggctgactacaccacttgcacgagcgttgcaaaatttatttagaaatctatgttattcaattattgcaccaacACTGCTCGCGCCGCCatcgagcgtctgcgttgccaagggctaaaatagaaatcagttctatttctgactcAGAtctcgctgcaagtcctgcctctcccatctcattggtttatagaagcagatacccacgagccatttcctcattggttatacccacgtaggTGACTGAAAGACAACCGAGGTtgatggcggtaatgcacctaatttataaaagttgccaatcgcaatataaagtccagagaagaaaaagcctggaaggaggagagatgactagaaacgattcggttgaccgtttaatgtgtggattaattgtcggagtagaggaccttgtgcatttcaggtaaaataacaactcaatgtttatatcccaggacaaattagctagcaaattagctagcaacagcaagctatctTAATAGgactaaattgccatacatgtttaatgcttttcaacctgtcccaaaattaatgtaattggttcagagtttgttttgatattttaacctgcgcgtcgtgatcgcgtttggtgtggggggacaaaatgtatttatgcacgatggctcacgcacgcagccggtttgggttccgtgtaagccgcctccgttttagagaatttaagagtgtgtccaaccggcctcacaaccgcagaccacgtgcaactatgccagcccaggacctccacatccggcttcctcacctgcgggatggtctgagaccagccacccagacagctgattaaactgggtttgcacaactgaagaatttctgcacaaactgtcagaaaccatctcagggaagctcatctgcatccTCATTGTCCGTCGCcttcgtaactgacttcagtgggaaaatgcttacCTTCGATGGACACTGGCACACTTGCTCTTCATGgttgaatcccggtttcaactgtaccgggcagatggtagaCTGTGTTTGGCATCTTGTGGGAgaggggtttgctgatgtcaacgttgtgaacaggcataagctacggacaatgaacacaattgcattttttcaatggcaatttgaatgcatagagataccgtgatgagatcttgatgcccattgccgtgccattcatctgccgccatcacctcatttttcagcatgataatgcatggcgccatgtcgcaaggatctgtacacaattcctggaagctgaaaatgtcccagttccaccatggcctgcatactaaccagacatgtcacccactgagcatgtttgggatgctctggaccgaagtgtacgacagcgtgttccagttcccgccaatatcaagcaacttcacacagccattgaagaggagtgggacaacattccacaggccacagtcaacagcgtgatcaactctatgcaatgGAGATGTGTTGATGGTGGTCACAACATatagtgactggttttctgatcaacgcACCTaccacagatgcatatctgtattcccagccataatccatagattagggcctaattcatttatttcaattgactgatttcattattcCGACTCTTAAGATGTCAGATACTGTAGAACCAAAGGACATTTAACTTCTGATGTAatataagcattatattgttgtATATTttgattatacagtgcattcggaaagtattcagaccccttgactttttccacattttgttatgtgacagctttttgattaaattgttattttttcctcatcaaactacacacaataccccataacgacaaattgaaaactgtttttagaaatgtttgcaaataccttatttacataactattcagacctttagctatgagactcgaaattgagctcagttgcatcctgtttccattgatcatcattgagatgtttctacaacttgattggagtccacctgtggtaaattcaattgattggacatgatttggaaagacacacggttgacagtgcatgtcagagcaaaaaccaagccatgaggtcaaaggaattgtccgtagagctccgagacagaattgtgtcgaggcacagatctggggaagggtaccaaaacatttctgcaatatTGAAGgtttccaagaacacagtggcctccatcattcttaaatggaaagtgttttgaaccaccaatactcttcctagagctggctgcccgaccaagcaatctggggagaagggccttagtcagggaggtgaccaacaacccgatggtcactctcacagagctccagattcctctatggagatgggataaccttacagaaggacaaccatctctgcagcactccaccaatctggcctttatggtagaggggtcagatggaagccactcctcagtaaaaggcacatgacagcccgcttggagttagagagtcctaaaggactctcagatcatgaaaaacaagattctctggtctgatgaaaccaagattgaactctttgacctgaatgccaagcgtcacgtctggaggaaacctggcaccatccctatggtgaagtatggttgtagcatcatgctgtggggatgtttttcagcggcagggactgggagactagtcaggatcaagggaaagatgaacagaacaaagtacagagagatccttaatgagaacctgctccagagcagtacctcagactggggcaaaggttcaccttccaactagacaacgaccctaagcacacagccaagacaacggcgGAGTGGCTTCGGtcgaagtctctgaatgtccttgagtggcccagccagagcctggacttgaacccgacttgaggctgtaattgctgccaaagatgcttcaacaaagtactgagtaaagtgtctgaatacttatgtaaatgtgatttatctgttatggggtattgggtgtagatgaATGAGggggaataaaaaaaaatcagttttagaataaggctgtaacgtaacaaaatgttgaaaaaaa is a window of Salvelinus sp. IW2-2015 linkage group LG13, ASM291031v2, whole genome shotgun sequence DNA encoding:
- the LOC111972387 gene encoding proteasome subunit alpha type-7, with protein sequence MAARYDRAITVFSPDGHLFQVEYAQEAVKKGSTAVGIRGKDIVVLGVEKKSVAKLQEERTVRKICALDDHVCMAFAGLTADARIVINRARVECQSHRLTVEDPVTVEYITRHIATLKQRYTQSNGRRPFGISALIVGFDCDGTPRLYQTDPSGTYHAWKANAIGRSAKTVREFLEKNYTEESIATDNDAIKLAIKALLEVVQSGGKNIELAVIRRNQSLKLLESKEIETLVTEIEKEKEEEAEKKKQKKST